From Tachysurus fulvidraco isolate hzauxx_2018 chromosome 10, HZAU_PFXX_2.0, whole genome shotgun sequence, one genomic window encodes:
- the drd1a gene encoding D(1) dopamine receptor — protein sequence MDLNLTVIDSGLLESDQSTRILTGCFLSLLILSTLLGNMLVCAAVTKFRHLRSKVTNFFVISLAVSDLLVAILVMPWKAVTEIVGFWPFGSFCDIWVAFDIMCSTASILNLCVISVDRYWAISSPFRYERKMTPKVAFVMISTAWTLSVLISFIPVQLNWHKAQPASFLLQNTSHGAPLMDNCDSSLNRTYAISSSLISFYIPVAIMIVTYTQIYRIAQKQIKRISALERAAESAKFRHNSMGSNCNMETESSFKMSFKRETKVLKTLSVIMGVFVCCWLPFFILNCMVPFCERDLPCISPTTFDIFVWFGWANSSLNPIIYAFNADFRRAFAILLGCPRLCPGHNVIETHSLNKN from the coding sequence ATGGATTTGAATTTAACAGTGATTGACAGTGGTTTGTTGGAGAGTGACCAATCAACAAGAATTCTCACCGGCTGCTTCCTGTCTCTCCTCATTCTTTCCACCCTGCTGGGAAACATGTTAGTTTGTGCAGCAGTCACCAAATTCCGTCATCTTCGCTCCAAAGTCACCAACTTCTTTGTCATTTCACTGGCCGTGTCAGATCTATTGGTCGCCATCTTGGTCATGCCTTGGAAGGCTGTAACAGAAATTGTTGGCTTCTGGCCTTTTGGATCATTCTGTGACATCTGGGTGGCTTTTGATATCATGTGCTCAACAGCATCTATCCTCAACCTTTGTGTTATCAGTGTAGACCGGTACTGGGCCATTTCCAGCCCATTCCGTTATGAGCGAAAGATGACTCCCAAGGTGGCATTTGTGATGATCAGCACAGCTTGGACACTGTCTGTGCTCATCTCCTTTATCCCAGTGCAGCTGAACTGGCACAAGGCCCAGCCAGCAAGCTTCCTGTTGCAGAATACTTCTCATGGGGCACCTTTAATGGACAACTGTGACTCTAGCCTCAACCGAACCTACGCCATTTCCTCCTCCCTTATCAGCTTTTACATCCCAGTGGCCATCATGATTGTGACTTACACACAGATTTACAGAATAGCCCAAAAGCAGATTAAGAGGATCTCTGCACTGGAGAGGGCTGCTGAAAGCGCCAAGTTCCGGCACAACAGCATGGGCAGCAACTGCAATATGGAAACAGAAAGCTCCTTTAAGATGTCTTTCAAAAGGGAAACCAAGGTGCTAAAGACTCTGTCTGTGATAATGGGAGTATTTGTGTGTTGCTGGTTGCCGTTCTTTATCCTTAACTGCATGGTGCCATTTTGTGAGCGTGACCTTCCGTGTATCAGTCCCACCACATTCGACATTTTTGTGTGGTTTGGATGGGCAAACTCTTCTCTCAACCCCATTATATATGCGTTCAACGCAGACTTCCGCAGAGCTTTCGCCATTCTATTGGGCTGCCCTAGGCTTTGTCCAGGTCACAATGTGATAGAGACACACAGCCTAAACAAAAATTGA